Proteins co-encoded in one Rattus rattus isolate New Zealand chromosome 5, Rrattus_CSIRO_v1, whole genome shotgun sequence genomic window:
- the LOC116900310 gene encoding olfactory receptor 8H1-like, which produces MNTWNYTNKLDFILMGLSDSKDVQLVLSVVFLLIYLVTVLGNIGMILIIRLDVQLHTPMYFFLTHLSFLDLSYSTVITPKTLENLMTSTKNISFMGCFTQMYFFVLLAATECFLLSSMAYDRYVAICSPLHYSVIMSNRFCSTLLTLSYVFGAVDSTVNMLCMGTLDFCNSNVIHDFFCDTSPLIALSCSNTRDIESIIFIFAGSTLLLSLITISASYVSIFSTILKINSTSGKQKAFSTCASHILAVTIFYGTMIFTHLKSNKSFSLGKDQVASVFYTIVIPMLNPLIYSLRNKEVKCAIGRIIRKGEKVLNY; this is translated from the coding sequence ATGAATACCTGGAATTATACAAATAAACTTGATTTCATCCTCATGGGGCTGTCAGATTCCAAGGATGTTCAGCTGGTCCTCTCTGTGGTTTTTCTCCTGATATACCTGGTCACTGTACTGGGGAACATAGGTATGATACTAATCATCCGTCTAGATGTCCAGCTTCACACtccaatgtatttctttctcacccACCTATCATTCCTTGACCTCAGTTACTCAACTGTCATTACACCTAAAACTTTAGAAAACCTGATGACTTCCACTAAGAACATTTCCTTCATGGGCTGCTTCACCCAAATgtacttttttgttcttttggcaGCTACTGAGTGTTTCCTTCTGTCCTCAATGGCTTATGATAGGTATGTAGCCATCTGTAGTCCTCTACATTATTCGGTCATTATGTCCAACAGATTCTGCAGTACCCTCCTTACTCTGTCATATGTGTTTGGAGCTGTAGATTCCACAGTCAATATGTTGTGCATGGGTACACTGGATTTCTGCAACTCCAATGTCATCCATGACTTTTTCTGTGACACATCCCCACTTATAGCCCTCTCATGCAGCAACACACGTGATATTGAATCTATTATATTCATCTTTGCTGGTTCCACTCTACTGTTGTCCCTTATCACAATATCTGCATCTTATGTGTCAATTTTCTCTACTATTTTGAAGATCAATTCCACCTCAGGAAAGCAAAAGGCCTTCTCAACTTGTGCTTCTCATATTCTGGCAGTTACCATATTTTATGGTACCATGATCTTCACTCATTTAAAATCAAATAAGTCTTTCTCCTTGGGAAAGGATCAAGTGGCTTCTGTTTTCTATACTATTGTGATTCCCATGCTGAACCCACTCATTTAtagtctcagaaacaaagaagtaaaatgtGCTATTGGTAGAATtataaggaaaggagagaaagttcTGAACTACTAA